From Cetobacterium ceti:
GTATTAGGATCCACATCGTTATCCTCTAATCCTAATATCATTTTTATAAGAGTACTTTTCCCAGCTCCATTTACTCCGATTACACCTATTCTATCTTTTTCATCTATAGAAAAAGTTACATTTCTAAACAGAGTTTCTCCAGAAAAACCCTTATATAAATTATTTCCATGTAATAAGGCCATTTCTTTCTCCTTCTTCTTAATAATTTTATCCAAATTATAACATAAATTTGAAGGTTCTATTAATTCTTTGTGGTATAATCAAAAAAAATCTATATTTATTAAGGAGTAGTTATGAAATTATTTTTTTGCATCTTTTTTATCTTTTCTACTTTAACTTTTTCAGAAACTCCAGGTAATATAATCTATTCTAACAAAGAAAGAGTTACAGCTATTGAAAAGCAAATTGAACTTTTAATGGAAAAAAAAGCTGTTTTAGAAAATTTGAAAAATGAACTTTCTAAATATAACTATAATCCAAATATTCCTACTAAGGTTCGCCCTAAAATAGCTCTTGTTTTAAGTGGCGGTGGAGCAAAAGGGGCTGCACACATTGGTGTTTTAAAAGTTTTAGAAAAAAATCATGTTCCCATTGATATAATCACTGGAACTAGTGCTGGAAGTATTGTTGCTGCTATGTATGCCATTGGATATTCACCAGAAGAAATTGAGAAAATTCTTATTAATCTTAAATTTAACAAACTTCTTTCCAATGATCCCAATAGAGCCTTTAAAAGCTTGGTTGAAAAAATTGATCCTGATAAATACCCTCTTTCAATGTCAATTGATAAAAATTTCAATCTTTCATTTCCAATGGGAGTCTTAAATGGAGAAATGGTTTATTTACAATTAAAGCAAATATTTGGTAAAGCTGAAAATATTGAAGATTTTGATAATTTCCCTATTAGATATAGAGCAATGACTACAAATCTTCAAAATGGTAAACCTGTGACTTTAACTCATGGAGATTTAGCTTTAGCTACATTAAAAAGCATGGCCATTCCAACATTTATTGATCCAATACATGAAGGTAAAAATTTTTATGTGGATGGGGGAGTTGCAGATAATTTCCCAGTTGCTGAAGCCATTTCTATGGGAGCAGATATAGTAATAGCTGTAAATATCTCTTCAGCAGATAAACCAATTACAGATAATTCTAATATAATTACTATTATCGATAAGTTATCAACTTACAATGGAAATAGGTCTACAGATTTTCAAAAGAAAATTCCTAATATTTTAATTACACCAGATCTTGATAATCATAGCACTTTAAATTTCAATGATTTAGATGTACTTGTAAAGTCTGGAGAAAAAGCAGCTAATAATTTTAATTATGCTTTTAAAAATTTAAGTAATAAAAAAGATTTTGATCAAATTAAAGCTAAAGGAAAATTATTAAATGATTCCCCTAGAAAAATTAATCATATTGTTTTAATCGGAAATAAAGTTCTAACTGAAAGACAAGTTGAAATTTTAAAACCCACAGGAAAACTCTTAAATCGTAATGATTTAAATCTATGGGCTGAGAAAATATATGCATTAAATTTTGTAGATAGAGTTTTTTATCACGTAAAAAAAGATACTATTTATTTTACAGTGAGAGAAAATTCAAAAACTAAGTTACAAGCTGGTATATCTTATATTTCAGATTATGGTGCTGCTTTAGAAGTTGCTGCTCAAATGCCCGATTTTGGTCTTTGGACTAAAAACTATACATTAAGAGCTGAACTTTCAAAATATCCAAAATTATCTATAAAAGATATAAGTGAATATAAACTAGCTAATATGAACTTCCTTGTAGCTGGAGAGATGTCCTATGGTCTTTATCCTCTATTTATTTATGATAAAAAAGATCAAATCTCTACATATAAAGGAAATCTATTTAATACAAATATTTCAGTAGGAACTACTTTATTTAATAAATTCCTTTTAGGATATAATCTTGCATATAAAAATTTACATACTTCCTACGACTCAGGTAGTAAATTACATTTTATAAAAAATTTAAATAGTTCTGAAAATTATATTACAAATACTTTATTCTTATATGGAGATACTTTAAATGAAGGGTTATATCCGACTAAAGGATTTCAATTTTCTTTACAAGGTTTTTCTGGAAATTCTATATCTAAGGAAAAAGCTTATGAAGGTTTCTCCTTTATGCAAAATAGCTATTTTCCTATTACATCTAAATTATCTTTAGGACTTTCCTTTAATGGTGGAAAAATATTAGATGGAAAAAATGCAAATCCTTTAGAAGTATTTTCAATAGGAGGACTTAGAAATTCAACTAATAGAAATAACTACGGATTCTATGGACTGCCTATTATGGATATTTATACTGATAAATTTCTTATGGGAGGAGTATCATTACAATACTCTTTACTTGAAAATTTATATTTAATTGGTAAATATAATATTGCCAATTACAGTCGTATAACTTTACTTAAAACTTCCCAAATT
This genomic window contains:
- a CDS encoding patatin-like phospholipase family protein codes for the protein MKLFFCIFFIFSTLTFSETPGNIIYSNKERVTAIEKQIELLMEKKAVLENLKNELSKYNYNPNIPTKVRPKIALVLSGGGAKGAAHIGVLKVLEKNHVPIDIITGTSAGSIVAAMYAIGYSPEEIEKILINLKFNKLLSNDPNRAFKSLVEKIDPDKYPLSMSIDKNFNLSFPMGVLNGEMVYLQLKQIFGKAENIEDFDNFPIRYRAMTTNLQNGKPVTLTHGDLALATLKSMAIPTFIDPIHEGKNFYVDGGVADNFPVAEAISMGADIVIAVNISSADKPITDNSNIITIIDKLSTYNGNRSTDFQKKIPNILITPDLDNHSTLNFNDLDVLVKSGEKAANNFNYAFKNLSNKKDFDQIKAKGKLLNDSPRKINHIVLIGNKVLTERQVEILKPTGKLLNRNDLNLWAEKIYALNFVDRVFYHVKKDTIYFTVRENSKTKLQAGISYISDYGAALEVAAQMPDFGLWTKNYTLRAELSKYPKLSIKDISEYKLANMNFLVAGEMSYGLYPLFIYDKKDQISTYKGNLFNTNISVGTTLFNKFLLGYNLAYKNLHTSYDSGSKLHFIKNLNSSENYITNTLFLYGDTLNEGLYPTKGFQFSLQGFSGNSISKEKAYEGFSFMQNSYFPITSKLSLGLSFNGGKILDGKNANPLEVFSIGGLRNSTNRNNYGFYGLPIMDIYTDKFLMGGVSLQYSLLENLYLIGKYNIANYSRITLLKTSQIANGDKDTIKGYGGGFGWRTFLGPMEFIVATSDYTSSPLYQVQIGYTF